The DNA window AGAAgatgtaagttgaagattgaAATATAACGGGCATGAAATGGTAGTCCAACATTTGAGAGATGGGATATTATATTAATACAACTAGTGAAATCTGTTAAGTTTAACAGTAttgatttttttcccttttgtaaCTTAGATTGAGATTTTAGAATTTAAGAACTGATGGTAACTGTGGTCATGATGATAATAGTACTAATTTGAGATGTAGGAATATGAAAGATTTAAAATAGTAGAGATAAAGGTTGAAAGTAAGTTTGAGATTTTGTGCATATTTCATATATTTTTATAGAATTTTATAAAAAGGTAAGATGAACTTCACGATTTAATGAGGGCAAATTGGGTTATTCCTTCACAAATTTGACCATTGAATAGTTTTTGTTGGCAAAATGGTAAATTTAAGGGaagtatgtgtaatttttaaaatttcaaaggTACTAAGTAAAACtattaaaaacctcaagggaggtttctgaaattatccctacaATTAATACCAAAACTCTATAAACCCATTCAAACAACGAAGTCGGAGCACCCTCGCGCTTACAGCGTGGCCCAAACCAACTAGTATAAGGTAATGTGGGCAACCAGAGCAGGGAAGGACATGGGGACGAAGGGGGAGGGTTTAAGAAAATGGCGTGGGCACGACTCATATCAGGCTTAGTCTTATATTGCCAACTTCAATCCATTTTAGTTTCGGCTATCTATTTTAAACCCATACAGAGCCTAGCACATTCGTCTTATATATTTGATCCATTATGTCTTGGGCCGGAACAGTTGATTGCTCGAACGGTCCTTCCATACGTCAACAAACCATAGTAGTCTTATTGTAAGCTTATACGTAGTAGTTATTCATAAATAAGTCGGTACTAATcccattttagtttttaggcAAAAGTAGTGAAATGAAACTGAAAAAGCTAATAAAGCAGGTGAAAATTTTGCAAGCCTTACCAAGAGAACTATAATTTAGCTAGATTAAATAATTTTCATCCGATTTTTGGCAATGTCATCTCATAGTTTGCATAAATTAcatgataaatattttatattgcGTCTTGATTATTTTATGCACTTTTGAAGTAAATTAAAAAGGCTCATGTCACTTGAAAGAaggataatttttttatacactgtcagtgtaaattttttttatactagCATGTTTAAATCATACGACACATaacataaattcaaatttaaaattccaAACGTGTACATGTGGCATATATCCAAAATTATTTGTATAAAAAATTACTGCATTGTCAGCGTATAAAAAGTTTATTTTTTGAAGAAATCAAGTTACAAGCTTTGCTAAACTATAAAATTATAGGGTAGAATTTGTATatgatttcaaatttgaaatttaatttttacatgTGCAGCATAAATCTACAACAGCTAAAGCGGCATATATCTGCAACAGCcgatgtatatttatatatattctACGTTAACACTatttaaaaacttaatccaTGTTAATATTTGATGTTGGGGTCGCACGGTGTAAAGCATAAAACGTAAACTTACAACTAGAATCACCGATCTCATTAGGAAAAACTAGCTAAGAACAGATTATAAACTTAATCCCgcgggtttgtttggatagaggattatttgccaaaatttatttgcttacatcacaattacaattttcaacacacctttttatcttcccaattacctttttatttcacatacatcacatcacaaaaagtgctacagtaaaaatatcacaaataatttacaatccaaacagaaattTATCAGGACAAAAAAATGGggaaaagtaaataataataagaagaaaacaagaaagggaCAAGGAACTCGGGAATCGCAGCCGGCCGGCTACATAGCGATTCTTGACCCACCTTAGACGGTGTCGTTTTGGATACAGTATGTAGAGCACCCACAGCCCTGGGCAACTCAAAATCTTAATTAACTCCTCGCGAGCAAGACAGCTCCTTTTATAAACTTCGCCTTCTTAGATCTGTTGATCTTTGTCCGTCGCTCTCTAAAACGTTCAGCGGCTAAGGACTAATCGCCATGGCCATGGCGattaggattagggttttgcttctcttcctttttttcttatCGCTCTCTCACCTCACTTTCTCCCTCTATCAAGACCAAGTGGGTCTCATGGACTGGTATGCCTTGCTATCTTCTTCTGTGCTACTGGGTTTTCGAATGCTTATATGTTTTGATATTGAGGTAAAAAGTAGATTGGGTAACCAGTTGATTATTGATGTTAGGCATCAGCAGTACATAGGCAAGGTGAAGCACGCAGTTTTCCACACTCAAAAGGCCGGGCGGAAGCGCGTGGTGGTCTCCACAGAGGAGAACGTCATCGCTTCGCTCGATCTTCGCCGCGGAGAGATTTGTCAGTACTTTacatttttgtttaaaattgaaTCAATGATTTAGTGGGGATTCGTTTTGCACAGAATGTTGATTGTCCACTGATTCTGAATTTCCATGTTGCAGTTTGGAGGCATGTTTTGGGTTCTAATGACACCGTCAATGAGCTTGATATCGCCCTTGGAAAATGTAATATTTATATTTCCcattgcttttagttttttggTTCTGAGTTTCGGATTGTCTCTCAATTCCTTAAGCTCACAGAATAATAAGTTTTGCATTCCTAGAAGGCATCTTCAGCAGATAGTTACACGGATAGTCAATTTATTTAAGTAGGCGAGATATTCCTCCTGTTCTTTTAATTAAGGATCACACAGAATCCTTTGTGAACAGTTAGTGAATAAGATATGTACCCTGTAATCCTAGTGCCAATGGTCTGGATGTTAGAGCCTGTGAACCTGCTAGGTTTTGCTTCCTGATTACACAGATTATTGTACCTTTAACCGCATAGGTTTCTCTCTTGCTTTGTAGCTTTCATATTATGACACTTACCTGGAGCAGTTTTCATGGTCAATTTTATACTGCGTCCACTACTTCTCAACTTAGGATGTTTTCTGATCTTAGCAAGCACATTCTGAGATCTGGGGTTTTTCTGAGTTGGAACTGTGAAGGAACTACATGTTAGAGTTGGGAGTATGAAGGAACAATGATAATTATCTTCCACATAAAGAGAACTCTTATCCCAACGATCCTTCACTTGCATTACTGAGTGTATGACCCCCTCATCCCCAAACTTTAAAAGGATAATCTGACAAATTGGAAGTTTTTGAATGTCTATCTTAATATTGGCCTAGTGCGAGAGacatgaaaataaaaatgtttaatgaaatgaaagcaaaaatagttgtaaatgttttctagATTCTTATTAGTCAATGCAGATAAGAAAAGGAGGTAATCCTTTTATTAATCATTATTCCCACAAGTTTTCTGGGATCTATTTGGCCTGCACTATAATCTCATGGAGGATTATTTCCATATTCCTTTTCAGATGTTATTACTCTGTCATCTGGTGGAAAATATTTAAGAGCTTGGAACCTGCCTGATGGGCAGATGATATGGGAATCATTTCTTCCGGGCTCAACAGCTTCAAGGTCTATATTATCCATTCCAGTGAGTCATTGACTTTGTCTGTTTAATTTCTTCTCACAAACAATGTCTTAATCTAAGCTTTCATACACCACTTCTTTGATGTTTCTAGAAATTTTTGCCTTGTGTGACCTTGGATGATCTTTGATGTTTCATACTTTAGTCTATGTATCAATTAGAAAACAGTGGAACACTCTTACTGTAACTCAAACATTGAATGGGTTGGCTCTAGTTTGCTTCACCATTCTTAGTGGTTTTGAACCCCTTAATGATCTCGAACAAATGCTATCTATGAATTATTGTTTGAGGATGATGTTTAGAACTTGCTGTTGTACAGACAAATTTAAAAGATGGCAAGGATGATCTGATCCTGGTTTATGGTAGTGGGAGTCTCTACGCTGTTTCAAGCATTGATGGGGAAGTGCTTTGGACGAAAGATTTAGCATCTGAAGGGTTTGACTACTGTTCCAGTTAAAGaagtcattttttttaatacttTTATGGCTGTGCTCTGACATTAGCTATTTGACATTTGCTTGATTGCAGCATTGATGTTCAGCAGTTGATTCATCGTCATGGAAGTAATATCATTTATGCTTTAGGATTTATTGGTTCTTCTCATTTTGCTACTTTTGAAATCAATGCAAAGAATGGGGAGTTGCTGAAGCATGATAAAGTTCGATTCACTGGTGGGTTCTGTGGGGACATTTCATTCCTCAAAAGTGACACTGCTGTGGCACTTGATTCCACTCGATCCTCTTTGGTATCAGTTCGCTTCCGGGATGGTGAAATTAGTATTGAACAAGTGCATATTTCAGATCTCCTTTTGGATTCATCAGGAGTTGCTGCAATTTTGCCTTATAAGCTTATTGAAATGGTTGCAGTAAAAGTAAAAGAGTTTATTATATTCGTAAAACTAACAAATGAAGGCAAGTTTGTGGTTGTGGACCAAATTGATCATACTGCAATTATTAGTGATTCTCTCTCAATCCTTGAAGATCAACAAGCCATTGCCCTGATTCAACATGGAGACAATAAGATTCAGCTTACTGTGAAACTCGTTAGTGACTGGAGTAACCATCTGATAAAAGAAACTATTTATATGGATTGTCAGAGAGGGCTCGCACAGCGGATTTTCCTCAACAATTATGTGCGAACAGACAGGTCATCAGGATTTAGGGCCTTGATTGTCATGGAAGACCATTCCCTTTTGTTAGTACAGCAAAGGGAAATTGTCTGGAGCAGGGAAGATGGGCTGGCTTCAATTGTTGAAGTCACAACATCAGAACTACCACTAGAGAAGGATAGTGTATCTGTTGCAACAGTGGAGCACAGCCTTTTGGAATGGCTTAAGGTATGAGGTTCCAGAATTATTTTGAAGCTGTCATAAATGCATTTTACTAGGTTTCAAGATGTTTTCTTAGTAAAGACTAACACTAATTCATGTTACAATCAAGAGGGGGGGGGGAGAGGGAAGAAAACCAGAAATGAAAACAAATTGGTGGGTTTATGTACCTCTTTTATAGTACCTTCTTTGTCTCCAAATTAGGGTGAATGCATTTGTGGCAATATAGTCAAAACATGACCTCCTCAAAATTGCATTTGATATTGGTTTCTCACTTAGAGTTCTTCTGGCATGCAGCCAATCTCTTCACGGTTATTCAGAATTCTGTTGTGTGATGGATTTTGCTAACATGCTTAGGACTAGATAACAAATAATTATAGTGGTTTAGTGCCTTGTCCTTCCACAACCAGCACTTAATAAATTTATTCCCTCTTTTTAGTGATATATCTGAGCTTCTACAGATGAGAAACTTTAGCCTCTTCTGTGTTATTCTTGCATGTGATCTCCTTTGACTTGCTAGCTCTTATATGTTCCTCTATTCTGCTTAATATTTTGTTTTCCTGCTTGAAGGGGCATGTACTGAAGCTTAAAGGAACCCTTATGCTTGCAAACCCTGACGATATTGCAGCCATACAAAAACTGAGGCTACAAAGTTCCGAGAAGAACAAGATGACTCGAGATCACAATGGGTTTCGAAAACTGATCATTGTACTTACTCGAGCAGGGAAACTTTTTGCTTTGCACACAGGAGATGGGCAAATTGTGTGGTCTGTCTTGTTGAATTCTCTGCGCAAGTCACAAACATGTGAAGCTCCTAATGTTCTTACATTACACCAATGGCAAGTCCCTCATCATCATGCACTGGATGAGAACCCATCAATACTTGTGCTTGGTAGATGTGGACCTAATCTTGATTCCCCTGGTGTGTACTCCATTGTTGATGCAAACACAGGAAAGGAGCTTAATTCTGTTGGACCTTTTCATTCGATCGTGCAAATTATTCCTCTGCCACATACTGATTCCAGAGAGCAGCGTTTGCATCTATTGATAGATAAGGATTGGCATGCCCACTTATATCCCAGAAGTCCTGAGGCTCTTGCCATTTTTCAACGCGAGGTTGGAaacatttattggtattcagtGGAAGCTGATAATGGTATCTTAAGGGGACATGCAGCAAAGGAGAATTGCATTTTACAGCTGCCTGATGAATATTGTTTCGGCACGAGGAATCTGTGGTCAATTGTTTTCCCTTCAGAATCAGAAAGGATCATTGCAACTGCAACCAGGAAGTTGAATGAGGTACTTTATATCTTTCACTTTAGTACTGAGTTGTCAGAGTATTGAAGTACAATCACACCCATACAAGTGCTACTCTTACTGTTGAATATGTTTAGTTTATGGgccaaaaaatttaaaaagaagaGTGGTATTTGGTAAGTTGGACCTTGACTATGATTTGTCCTGTGTTGCTTTTAGATGCACTTTGAATTACTATCTTTTCCATTATGCAGATTGTTTAGTGATGATCTTAAAGAAGTGTTCATTTTCATGCGAAATTATGTCTCGCTCTAAGCATATTGGTTGTTGGTTTGCTCTTTCAGACCTGTGAATTTGAGCACATAAGTCCTGTACAAGCTTTGTTGGGGCTTATTTACATTTTGCACTGTCATGTATAGATTATAATCTTCTCTGTTATTATATGTCTCTTAATCTTCAGGCAGTTCACACTCAAGCAAAAGTAGTAGCGGATCAGGATGTgatgtataaatatatatctAAGAATCTGCTCTTCATTGCAACTGTTGCTCCACAAGCAGCTGGAGATATTGGATCTGTCACCCCTGATGAATCTTGGCTGGTTGTTTATCTTGTTGACACCATAACTGGACGTATTCTGCATCGCATGACCCATTATGGTTCACAGGGTCCTGTCCATGCAGTAAGTCTGCCTGTCTTTCAATAATATTAAGGGGAAGAAATTGTTGATATCAGATTGTCCACTGAGAAAGTTTTCCATCTCATACTTTTCATGACATATATTCTAACTCATATTTTCTCTCTGAAGGTCGTTAGTGAGAATTGGGTTGTTTACCACTACTTTAACCTTAGAGCTCACAGATATGAGATGTCTGTGATCGAAATTTATGATCAGTCTCGGGCGGTATATTCTACAACATGATCCTTCTATGTTCCATTTATTCTTAACTATGCTATATCTAAGTTTCTAATGAAATGCAGGACAACAAGGATGTCTTGAAGTTGGTTCTTGGGAAACATAATTTGACCTCAGCTATTTCAGCTTACACTCGTACAGAAGTCGTGACTAAACAGCAATCTTACTTTTTTTCCCACTCTGTGAAAGCAATATCCACAACATCCACGGCTAAAGGCATAACTTCCAAACAACTACTTATTGGTACTGTTGGTGATCAGGTAAGCTGTTACAGTTCATATGCTTCATTGGTTCTTCCCTCATTTCTCCACTTCTACCCTTTTTCATGCTTTCTTCATAGTAGGCACTGTCCTAAggatatcatttttttttggttgttcaGTTTTATATGTTTCGTTGTTTGCTCATTGCAGTTTTTTGTCTTGACACTTTATAGGTTTTGGCACTTGATAAACGTTTCTTGGATCCTCGGCGAACACTTAACCCCACACAAGCTGAGAAAGAGGAAGGAATTATACCGCTTACCGATTCATTACCAATCATTCCACAGGTATAATATCATTGTCCATATCATATTGTTGCTATGTAACATCATGAAGATCTCATTACTCATTCATCAGTCGGAACGTATTTGTTTCCTGACTAAATGCCAACTTTTTTGTTGGTTGCAGTCTTACGTGACGCATGCCCTTAAGGTGGAAGGCCTTAGAGGCATAGTAACTGTCCCTGCAAAGTTAGAGTCAACTACTCTCGTCTTTGCCCATGGGGTGGATCTCTTTTTTACCAGGCTTGCACCTTCGAAGACCTATGATTCTCTTACTGAAGACTTCAGTTACGCTCTCCTGCTCATTACAATTGTTGCACTTGTGGTGGCTATATTCGTGACTTGGATTTTGTCAGAAAGGAAGGAGCTGCAGGAGAAGTGGAGATGAAAGCTCTAATCTTATTTTTTGCAGTTACACTAGTTTTTCCTTTTAGATTCTTATTGggtctttcttttttgttctttaTTTTGAAAGTCCTTAGGATTGCAAATCATCTGTAATTTAGTTGATTTTGTACCATGGGTTTCCTGTTCTTTGTTTGTTGTCATGGAAGCGGAGCTTCAGTTCTTTGTTGTACATTCAGAACGGCATAGAAATGATATAGGAAATATGTGACAATTAGCATTTCCGTTGGATGCTCAAAACCGTTTTACACCGGAGTAAGCGTCTAGCAGGTCACATGATGTATTGTTTCACCTGTCAATTTGTCGAGAATTTGGGATCCTGGAATGTATGCCTTGAACGGTAATAGGTAAATTTTTTAAGAAGCAACGATGGTAATAGATTTTTTCCCCCAAGCTACAATGATAATAGGTACGCAACATGATTTACAAAGGATTTTGTACTATGATTATGTTTTCGTAAATAATACTAGTGGCTTTTGAATTTAATAAGCAGTTGAATTAAGCTAATGCTCAAATTCCATTAATAGGTCAAAGATCCACTCAGTAATGAAGTTGTATATTCGAAGCCAAGGACGGGCAAAAAGCACAAAACTACTTGGGCGTTTAAGCTTGTGAGTCCTGTAGCAAACTTAAACTGGGGAGGaacttcctttttccttctccttGAAAGGTTTGGAAtattctttgaatttttttttttaaaaaaagtaacaCAATCTATTGTTGGAAACtttagaagaagaaagaaataaagaaagaagCAGAGACGGTGAATAAGAAGATATAGGACAAGTAGTGCTGTTAATTGAGTCAAGTATTTGGCtgccgagctcgactcgaatttaACTCGAACCAAACTTGAGCTCGTTCGACTAAGCGGACGAGCTTTGAAATGTGTTCAAACTCGACTTGCCAAATAAAACACGTGACTCAAtttcgaactcgaactcgaactcgattcGTTTATCATaaacgagctcgagctcgtgcaAATTGACCATAATAAAAAcctataattttcaatttttatactTTTGAATTCTGAAATGACATATGAATCGAGTTTACTCGACTTGTTAATTAAACGAGTATATCTAGAGTTCGAACTTGACTCGTTTACGACTTGTTAATTAAACGAGCATatctcgaactcgagctcaactCGTTTACCACAATTAACGAGCCTAGTTCGAGCTTTATCGAGTCGAGCTCAATTGTTCCATTTAATAGCTCTAAGGACAATCACAAGCAGTGAGAAGGAATGAGAATACTTAGAAAACCGCCAGTGAATCCACAGGCATCAAATTCCAATATAGCATTAGTCCATATTTTATTGACTTAATATTCATTAGTGCCAAAGTCGAGTAAGCAGAAAATGCAATCTCAAACCAATTTACACAAATCATTACAACTCTCCTCAGAAATTCTAAAATTCATAATGCAATCCAGAACCCAATGTAATACTAGTAAATTGAGCACTTCAGAGATATTATACCGTGAAATATATTGTAAACCATATTGATCACCAATTTAACTTTCACCCGTCCTAATGCATAATAACTTTTCAAAGGCTGAACTTTGCACTTGTGCAGGGAAGAAATTGATCAAATCGAGCTCGTTGGAGAAG is part of the Coffea eugenioides isolate CCC68of chromosome 6, Ceug_1.0, whole genome shotgun sequence genome and encodes:
- the LOC113775971 gene encoding ER membrane protein complex subunit 1; translation: MAMAIRIRVLLLFLFFLSLSHLTFSLYQDQVGLMDWHQQYIGKVKHAVFHTQKAGRKRVVVSTEENVIASLDLRRGEIFWRHVLGSNDTVNELDIALGKYVITLSSGGKYLRAWNLPDGQMIWESFLPGSTASRSILSIPTNLKDGKDDLILVYGSGSLYAVSSIDGEVLWTKDLASEGIDVQQLIHRHGSNIIYALGFIGSSHFATFEINAKNGELLKHDKVRFTGGFCGDISFLKSDTAVALDSTRSSLVSVRFRDGEISIEQVHISDLLLDSSGVAAILPYKLIEMVAVKVKEFIIFVKLTNEGKFVVVDQIDHTAIISDSLSILEDQQAIALIQHGDNKIQLTVKLVSDWSNHLIKETIYMDCQRGLAQRIFLNNYVRTDRSSGFRALIVMEDHSLLLVQQREIVWSREDGLASIVEVTTSELPLEKDSVSVATVEHSLLEWLKGHVLKLKGTLMLANPDDIAAIQKLRLQSSEKNKMTRDHNGFRKLIIVLTRAGKLFALHTGDGQIVWSVLLNSLRKSQTCEAPNVLTLHQWQVPHHHALDENPSILVLGRCGPNLDSPGVYSIVDANTGKELNSVGPFHSIVQIIPLPHTDSREQRLHLLIDKDWHAHLYPRSPEALAIFQREVGNIYWYSVEADNGILRGHAAKENCILQLPDEYCFGTRNLWSIVFPSESERIIATATRKLNEAVHTQAKVVADQDVMYKYISKNLLFIATVAPQAAGDIGSVTPDESWLVVYLVDTITGRILHRMTHYGSQGPVHAVVSENWVVYHYFNLRAHRYEMSVIEIYDQSRADNKDVLKLVLGKHNLTSAISAYTRTEVVTKQQSYFFSHSVKAISTTSTAKGITSKQLLIGTVGDQVLALDKRFLDPRRTLNPTQAEKEEGIIPLTDSLPIIPQSYVTHALKVEGLRGIVTVPAKLESTTLVFAHGVDLFFTRLAPSKTYDSLTEDFSYALLLITIVALVVAIFVTWILSERKELQEKWR